The Poecilia reticulata strain Guanapo linkage group LG13, Guppy_female_1.0+MT, whole genome shotgun sequence genome has a segment encoding these proteins:
- the atf5b gene encoding uncharacterized protein atf5b isoform X1, giving the protein MAASILRKKIPPISTGELGSPPLPQANHSQSRLRTGAEPAEMQRLIGDGHSDWMTEKVDLSSFVSTTESSPSSSLPPSPLEQDVKVPSDLEVMTSLLQEELAQLEDYFRSESTSTTNKLEKSSKCDKVSQAMGSQSYYQLPYGSYGTSQSETSPVVVTLATGELDLASFCGGPISRTKIARPAPYSYHHRYHHNNGRRILGESVKVGDEVGLETWGSRGCYSGSTEFSVNHYSTLKTVSKNSIGSVKKVRECALSLKEEESYCFSEGMFCSEEIARGFCLGGSYDGHHKREGQLMHNVKVNVSYDSAGLEVLHCSKDGGLSGSLPQETMVAGDSYFHQSMASTDPYHSFIGDLDQPAQAQAVEPQHGHYLYPECLADQSYECLSRGEGEGPLLGAPIHRPTQRLKDEPCSMKPALVMGAGSLDTSNGERKQKKRDQNKTAAHRYRLRKRAELDSLEEELHGLEGQNRELRDKAESVEREIQYVKDLLIEVYKARSQRLKQDGSA; this is encoded by the exons ATGGCGGCATCGATCCTTCGCAAGAAAATTCCCCCCATTTCCACAGGCGAGCTCGGCTCTCCCCCTCTCCCACAGGCTAACCATAGCCAATCACGGCTTAGGACGGGGGCGGAGCCAGCGGAGATGCAGCGCTTAATTG GTGATGGTCACTCTGATTGGATGACAGAGAAAGTTGATTTGTCTTCATTTGTGTCAACGACCGAGTCTTCTCCGAGCTCATCTCTTCCACCCTCGCCGTTAGAACAAGATGTCAAGGTGCCCTCGGATCTGGAGGTTATGACCTCCCTActgcaggaggagctggctCAGCTGGAGGACTACTTCCGCTCCGAGTCCACATCCACCACAAATAAGTTGGAAAAATCCTCAAAATGTGACAAGGTTTCCCAAGCAATGGGCTCCCAGTCTTATTATCAGTTACCCTATGGCTCATACGggaccagccaatcagaaaccaGCCCTGTGGTAGTTACCTTGGCAACAGGGGAACTGGACCTGGCCAGCTTCTGTGGCGGTCCCATCAGCAGAACCAAAATTGCACGGCCCGCCCCGTACAGCTACCACCACCGCTACCACCACAACAATGGGCGCAGGATCCTGGGCGAGTCTGTGAAAGTCGGCGACGAAGTGGGTCTGGAAACGTGGGGCTCCAGGGGATGTTACTCAGGGAGCACAGAGTTTTCCGTGAACCACTACTCCACACTGAAAACCGTGAGCAAGAACAGCATCGGGAGCGTGAAGAAGGTGAGAGAATGTGCTTTATCgttgaaggaggaggagagttACTGTTTTTCCGAAGGAATGTTTTGCAGCGAAGAGATTGCCAGAGGTTTCTGCTTGGGTGGCTCATACGACGGCCACCACAAGCGAGAAGGACAGCTGATGCACAATGTGAAGGTCAATGTAAGTTATGACAGCGCGGGGCTTGAGGTCTTGCACTGCAGCAAGGATGGCGGACTCTCTGGAAGTCTTCCCCAAGAGACAATGGTGGCCGGCGACAGCTACTTCCATCAGTCCATGGCCAGCACGGATCCGTACCATAGCTTTATAGGAGACCTAGACCAGCCGGCTCAGGCACAGGCTGTGGAGCCCCAACACGGCCACTACCTCTATCCAGAATGCCTTGCGGACCAAAGCTACGAATGTCTGTCCAGAGGGGAAGGCGAGGGGCCACTGCTGGGTGCCCCCATACACCGCCCCACCCAGAGGTTAAAGGACGAGCCCTGTTCCATGAAGCCAGCCCTGGTGATGGGAGCAGGTTCCCTGGATACCAGCAATGGAGAGAGGAAGCAAAAGAAGAGAGACCAGAACAAAACCGCTGCTCACAG GTACAGGCTGCGTAAGAGGGCGGAGCTGGACTctctggaggaggagctgcatggCCTCGAGGGACAGAACCGGGAGCTACGTGACAAGGCGGAGTCGGTGGAGCGAGAAATCCAGTACGTTAAAGATTTACTGATCGAGGTGTACAAAGCTCGCAGTCAGCGGCTCAAACAGGATGGCAGTGCCTGA
- the atf5b gene encoding uncharacterized protein atf5b isoform X3 yields the protein MSYSDGHSDWMTEKVDLSSFVSTTESSPSSSLPPSPLEQDVKVPSDLEVMTSLLQEELAQLEDYFRSESTSTTNKLEKSSKCDKVSQAMGSQSYYQLPYGSYGTSQSETSPVVVTLATGELDLASFCGGPISRTKIARPAPYSYHHRYHHNNGRRILGESVKVGDEVGLETWGSRGCYSGSTEFSVNHYSTLKTVSKNSIGSVKKVRECALSLKEEESYCFSEGMFCSEEIARGFCLGGSYDGHHKREGQLMHNVKVNVSYDSAGLEVLHCSKDGGLSGSLPQETMVAGDSYFHQSMASTDPYHSFIGDLDQPAQAQAVEPQHGHYLYPECLADQSYECLSRGEGEGPLLGAPIHRPTQRLKDEPCSMKPALVMGAGSLDTSNGERKQKKRDQNKTAAHRYRLRKRAELDSLEEELHGLEGQNRELRDKAESVEREIQYVKDLLIEVYKARSQRLKQDGSA from the exons ATGTCGTACA GTGATGGTCACTCTGATTGGATGACAGAGAAAGTTGATTTGTCTTCATTTGTGTCAACGACCGAGTCTTCTCCGAGCTCATCTCTTCCACCCTCGCCGTTAGAACAAGATGTCAAGGTGCCCTCGGATCTGGAGGTTATGACCTCCCTActgcaggaggagctggctCAGCTGGAGGACTACTTCCGCTCCGAGTCCACATCCACCACAAATAAGTTGGAAAAATCCTCAAAATGTGACAAGGTTTCCCAAGCAATGGGCTCCCAGTCTTATTATCAGTTACCCTATGGCTCATACGggaccagccaatcagaaaccaGCCCTGTGGTAGTTACCTTGGCAACAGGGGAACTGGACCTGGCCAGCTTCTGTGGCGGTCCCATCAGCAGAACCAAAATTGCACGGCCCGCCCCGTACAGCTACCACCACCGCTACCACCACAACAATGGGCGCAGGATCCTGGGCGAGTCTGTGAAAGTCGGCGACGAAGTGGGTCTGGAAACGTGGGGCTCCAGGGGATGTTACTCAGGGAGCACAGAGTTTTCCGTGAACCACTACTCCACACTGAAAACCGTGAGCAAGAACAGCATCGGGAGCGTGAAGAAGGTGAGAGAATGTGCTTTATCgttgaaggaggaggagagttACTGTTTTTCCGAAGGAATGTTTTGCAGCGAAGAGATTGCCAGAGGTTTCTGCTTGGGTGGCTCATACGACGGCCACCACAAGCGAGAAGGACAGCTGATGCACAATGTGAAGGTCAATGTAAGTTATGACAGCGCGGGGCTTGAGGTCTTGCACTGCAGCAAGGATGGCGGACTCTCTGGAAGTCTTCCCCAAGAGACAATGGTGGCCGGCGACAGCTACTTCCATCAGTCCATGGCCAGCACGGATCCGTACCATAGCTTTATAGGAGACCTAGACCAGCCGGCTCAGGCACAGGCTGTGGAGCCCCAACACGGCCACTACCTCTATCCAGAATGCCTTGCGGACCAAAGCTACGAATGTCTGTCCAGAGGGGAAGGCGAGGGGCCACTGCTGGGTGCCCCCATACACCGCCCCACCCAGAGGTTAAAGGACGAGCCCTGTTCCATGAAGCCAGCCCTGGTGATGGGAGCAGGTTCCCTGGATACCAGCAATGGAGAGAGGAAGCAAAAGAAGAGAGACCAGAACAAAACCGCTGCTCACAG GTACAGGCTGCGTAAGAGGGCGGAGCTGGACTctctggaggaggagctgcatggCCTCGAGGGACAGAACCGGGAGCTACGTGACAAGGCGGAGTCGGTGGAGCGAGAAATCCAGTACGTTAAAGATTTACTGATCGAGGTGTACAAAGCTCGCAGTCAGCGGCTCAAACAGGATGGCAGTGCCTGA
- the atf5b gene encoding uncharacterized protein atf5b isoform X2, whose product MQTMLFNHFQMIGDGHSDWMTEKVDLSSFVSTTESSPSSSLPPSPLEQDVKVPSDLEVMTSLLQEELAQLEDYFRSESTSTTNKLEKSSKCDKVSQAMGSQSYYQLPYGSYGTSQSETSPVVVTLATGELDLASFCGGPISRTKIARPAPYSYHHRYHHNNGRRILGESVKVGDEVGLETWGSRGCYSGSTEFSVNHYSTLKTVSKNSIGSVKKVRECALSLKEEESYCFSEGMFCSEEIARGFCLGGSYDGHHKREGQLMHNVKVNVSYDSAGLEVLHCSKDGGLSGSLPQETMVAGDSYFHQSMASTDPYHSFIGDLDQPAQAQAVEPQHGHYLYPECLADQSYECLSRGEGEGPLLGAPIHRPTQRLKDEPCSMKPALVMGAGSLDTSNGERKQKKRDQNKTAAHRYRLRKRAELDSLEEELHGLEGQNRELRDKAESVEREIQYVKDLLIEVYKARSQRLKQDGSA is encoded by the exons ATGCAGACGATGCTGTTcaatcattttcagatgatcG GTGATGGTCACTCTGATTGGATGACAGAGAAAGTTGATTTGTCTTCATTTGTGTCAACGACCGAGTCTTCTCCGAGCTCATCTCTTCCACCCTCGCCGTTAGAACAAGATGTCAAGGTGCCCTCGGATCTGGAGGTTATGACCTCCCTActgcaggaggagctggctCAGCTGGAGGACTACTTCCGCTCCGAGTCCACATCCACCACAAATAAGTTGGAAAAATCCTCAAAATGTGACAAGGTTTCCCAAGCAATGGGCTCCCAGTCTTATTATCAGTTACCCTATGGCTCATACGggaccagccaatcagaaaccaGCCCTGTGGTAGTTACCTTGGCAACAGGGGAACTGGACCTGGCCAGCTTCTGTGGCGGTCCCATCAGCAGAACCAAAATTGCACGGCCCGCCCCGTACAGCTACCACCACCGCTACCACCACAACAATGGGCGCAGGATCCTGGGCGAGTCTGTGAAAGTCGGCGACGAAGTGGGTCTGGAAACGTGGGGCTCCAGGGGATGTTACTCAGGGAGCACAGAGTTTTCCGTGAACCACTACTCCACACTGAAAACCGTGAGCAAGAACAGCATCGGGAGCGTGAAGAAGGTGAGAGAATGTGCTTTATCgttgaaggaggaggagagttACTGTTTTTCCGAAGGAATGTTTTGCAGCGAAGAGATTGCCAGAGGTTTCTGCTTGGGTGGCTCATACGACGGCCACCACAAGCGAGAAGGACAGCTGATGCACAATGTGAAGGTCAATGTAAGTTATGACAGCGCGGGGCTTGAGGTCTTGCACTGCAGCAAGGATGGCGGACTCTCTGGAAGTCTTCCCCAAGAGACAATGGTGGCCGGCGACAGCTACTTCCATCAGTCCATGGCCAGCACGGATCCGTACCATAGCTTTATAGGAGACCTAGACCAGCCGGCTCAGGCACAGGCTGTGGAGCCCCAACACGGCCACTACCTCTATCCAGAATGCCTTGCGGACCAAAGCTACGAATGTCTGTCCAGAGGGGAAGGCGAGGGGCCACTGCTGGGTGCCCCCATACACCGCCCCACCCAGAGGTTAAAGGACGAGCCCTGTTCCATGAAGCCAGCCCTGGTGATGGGAGCAGGTTCCCTGGATACCAGCAATGGAGAGAGGAAGCAAAAGAAGAGAGACCAGAACAAAACCGCTGCTCACAG GTACAGGCTGCGTAAGAGGGCGGAGCTGGACTctctggaggaggagctgcatggCCTCGAGGGACAGAACCGGGAGCTACGTGACAAGGCGGAGTCGGTGGAGCGAGAAATCCAGTACGTTAAAGATTTACTGATCGAGGTGTACAAAGCTCGCAGTCAGCGGCTCAAACAGGATGGCAGTGCCTGA